A region from the Palaemon carinicauda isolate YSFRI2023 chromosome 9, ASM3689809v2, whole genome shotgun sequence genome encodes:
- the LOC137646398 gene encoding uncharacterized protein has protein sequence MKAVFLALQEFHHFLAGHSVVVMSENTIIVAYIKKQGGTFSQHLSHLTVDILRWAEVHSVSISARFILGKWNVLSDNLSRTSQIMGSEWYLDYLVANKVLNLCGSLTVDLFATALNFWLPFCSPIPDPKALWQDAFQQ, from the coding sequence atgaaggccgtatttctagcccttcaagagttccaccatttcctggcgggtcactcagtggtggtAATGAGTGAAAACACCATAATAGTTgcttacatcaagaagcaaggaggtactttttcacagcacctaTCCCATCTAACAGTTGATATACTGAGATGGGCTGAGGTTCACTCGGTCTCgatatcagctcgcttcattctaggTAAGTGGAATGTGCTCAGCGACAATCTGAGCAGAACATCGCAGATAATGGGTTCCGAATGGTAtttggattatctagtagccaacaaagtcctgaatttgtgtggttctctgactgtggacctgtttgcaacggcCTTGAACTTCTGGCTCCCGTTCTGCTCCCCAATAccagatcccaaggcgctctggcaagatgcattccaacaatga